The Spirochaetota bacterium genome contains the following window.
CATGTTCGCGCTCGGCTGCACGGCCTTCGCGCTCATAAACGTGCCCTATTCCAGCATGGTCGCGGAGATGTCCGACGACTACAACGAACGCATGTCTATAACCTCGTTTCGCATGATAAGCTCGTCCGTGGGCGTATTGCTGGCCGGCGGGCTCGCGATGCCGCTCGTCCAGGCGGGGGGCGGCGGCGCCAAAGGCTTCGCGTTCATGGGGGCGCTCTTTGGCGCAGCGATCGCCCTGATCACGCTCGCGTGTTTCTGGGGAACGAAGAAGGCGAGGTCTCGGCCCGCGGGAGACCGCATGCCGCCCATCAGGGAACAGGTCCGCGTCGCGCTCCAGAACTTCCCGTTCCTCATGCTCGTGGCGAGCTATGCTATGCAGTCTATCGGCATCGGCGTGCTCATGGCGGGCATGATCTACTTCATCAAACACGTCATGCTCATGCCCGAAACCGCGATGGGGATCATCTTCCCCATTCTATTCGGCACCGCGATCGTCTTCATCCCCGTGTGGGTGAAGATCGGCGTAAGGCTGGGCAAGATCCGCGCCTACAGGATCGGCATCTGCCTCATCTCGGTCATGCTCGCATCCACCTTTTTCACGGGCCCCGGGGACCTCTACCTTTTATATGCGCAGATCTTCGTGCTGGGAATCGGTTTTTCGAGCTTCCAGCTCTTCCCCTTCTCCATGCTGCCCGACACCATCGAGTACGACGAAATGAAATCCGGCCTGCGGCGCGAGGGCATCTTCGCCGGGGCGTGGGCGTCGGGCCAGAAGATGGCTTACTCCATAGGACCGGGCATCATGGGATTCGCGCTTTCGTTCTCGGGCTTCCAGGGGGGCGATGTCCAGCCGGAAAGCGCGGTGCTGGGTATTCGCGTCGCCTTCTGTCTCTTCCCCGCGATCACACTTATCGCGAGCCTGATTCCCTTCAGTCGCTACGACCTCACCGAGGAGCGGTTCGAGGAAATAAAGGGCATAATCCGGAAGAACAGGTAGGTTCGAACCGCCGCCTACCGGCGGCAAAGGAGGCTGTAAATGAATCTCAAGCCCATCATCATATCCGTGATTGCTCTGTGCGTGTTCCTCCCTGCCCCGTCGGGTCCTCTCCGCGCGGCCGGCGTGGAAACGCCCTCGATGACCCCCGACGAGGCGCTCCAGCGTCTCAAGGACGGTAACGCCCGATTCCAGCGGGACAAGCGTAAAAATCCCGTGCAGGGGCCCGCGCGCCGCGTCGAGGTCGCGCAGAAAGGCCAGCATCCGTTCGTCACGATCATCGGCTGTTCGGACTCGCGCGTGCCGCTGGAGCACATTTTCGATGCCGGCATCGGGGAGCTGTTCGTGGTAAGGGTCGCGGGCAACGTGAGCGATACCGATGAAATCGGCTCGGCGGAATACGGTGCCGACCACCTGGGCACGCCGCTCCTGGTGGTGCTCGGTCACAGTAAATGCGGCGCCGTGACCGCGGTGCTCAAGGGCGAGGAGGTGCACGGGAGCATCCCGCAGCTCGTTGACAATATCGTCCCCGCGGCGATCAAGGCAAAAGCCCGGTTCGGGGACACGTTTTCAAACGAGCTTCTCTCCGCAGGAATCGAGATGAACGTGTGGCAATCCATGCATGACCTGCTTGCGCGCAGCCACGCCGTCAAGGAGCGCGTGAAGGAAGGAAAGCTCCGTGTCGTCGGCGCGATTTATGACCTGGAAAGCGGGACCGTG
Protein-coding sequences here:
- a CDS encoding MFS transporter, which codes for MKETSQSNGRTLAAERVSFGTKLGYGIGDIASNIFIVASGFYLLFFLTNILHIEPAVAGIVLFFPKLWDVIADPIMGGISDVTRSRWGRRRPFLLFGALPFGLTFFLIFLAPGYESGAANALHTGLMFALGCTAFALINVPYSSMVAEMSDDYNERMSITSFRMISSSVGVLLAGGLAMPLVQAGGGGAKGFAFMGALFGAAIALITLACFWGTKKARSRPAGDRMPPIREQVRVALQNFPFLMLVASYAMQSIGIGVLMAGMIYFIKHVMLMPETAMGIIFPILFGTAIVFIPVWVKIGVRLGKIRAYRIGICLISVMLASTFFTGPGDLYLLYAQIFVLGIGFSSFQLFPFSMLPDTIEYDEMKSGLRREGIFAGAWASGQKMAYSIGPGIMGFALSFSGFQGGDVQPESAVLGIRVAFCLFPAITLIASLIPFSRYDLTEERFEEIKGIIRKNR
- a CDS encoding carbonic anhydrase — translated: MNLKPIIISVIALCVFLPAPSGPLRAAGVETPSMTPDEALQRLKDGNARFQRDKRKNPVQGPARRVEVAQKGQHPFVTIIGCSDSRVPLEHIFDAGIGELFVVRVAGNVSDTDEIGSAEYGADHLGTPLLVVLGHSKCGAVTAVLKGEEVHGSIPQLVDNIVPAAIKAKARFGDTFSNELLSAGIEMNVWQSMHDLLARSHAVKERVKEGKLRVVGAIYDLESGTVSWLGNHPEQAALLESHGDGAGLHLPLGLMGAGAGMLLVALAFYALFFFDRTRLSRVTVKRRMIGGNIATALIVLFATAGIAWEFAHRGTHAPWWMWPVALAVPAAVALVFTSLATGSIMDSFKRIVKAVKEGKLNPGK